The DNA region CAGCGCTTTCCGAATGCCACCGCATCGGGCACCGAATAGCCGTGCGCCAACGCGCTGGCGACGGCCGCGGCCAACGTGTCCCCGGCGCCGTGGTCGTGACCGGTGTCGATGCGCGCAGCGTCGAACTCGTGAAAGTCGTTGCCGTCGAACAACAGATCGGGGCTGTGCGCCGATGACCTCAGGTGCCCGCCCTTGACCAGCGCCCACTGCGGACCCAATCCGTGCAGTGCCCGGGCGGCAGCGCGCTGGCTGTCGTCGTCGACGACCTCGATATCGGTCAGCAGGCGCACCTCGTCGAGATTCGGCGTGACCAGGGTGGCCAGCGGAAAGAGGCGCTGTCTGAGCGCATTCAGGGCGCTGGGGTGCAGCAGCGGATCACCGTGCATCGAGGCGCACACCGGGTCCACCACCAGCGGCACCTGGCCGGTCAACCCCTGACTCTCCCACGCGTCGGCGACTGCGCCGATGATCTCCGCGGAGGCCAGCATGCCGGTCTTGGCGGCCTGGACACCGATGTCGGACACCACCGCCTCGATCTGTCCGCTGATGATGTCCAGTGGGATCTCGTGAAAACCCCGGACGCCCACGGAATTCTGCACGGTCACCGCCGTCACCGCGACAAGTCCGTGGATGCCGAGCATCGCGAAGGTCCGCATGTCGGCCTGAATGCCGGCGCCTCCACCGGAGTCCGACCCCGCGATGGTCATGACCCGCAGCGGTGCCTGACCCGGTGGCGCCACCGGCAGGTAGGTCACGACGGCATCACCGGTAGGTACACCCGGTTGCCGTGCTCGGCGAACTCGCGGGCCTTGTCGGCCATGCCCTTTTCTCGGGCTTCCCTGGCCTCGTTGTGGAACGCGTCGCGGACATCGTGGCTGATGCGCATCGAGCAGAACTTCGGACCACACATCGAACAGAAGTGCGCCGTCTTCGCCGGTGCGGCGGGCAGCGTCTCGTCGTGGTACTCACGCGCGGTGTCGGGGTCCAACGACAAGTTGAACTGATCCTCCCAGCGGAACTCGAAACGGGCCCGGGACAACGCGTCGTCGCGTTGCTGCGCCCGCGGGTGGCCCTTGGCCAGATCGGCGGCGTGCGCAGCGATCCGATAGGCGATCACGCCGTCCTTGACGTCCTTGCGGTTGGGCAGGCCCAGGTGTTCCTTGGGCGTGACGTAGCACAGCATCGCGGTGCCGGCCTGGGCGATCATCGCCGCGCCGA from Mycobacterium sp. SMC-4 includes:
- the thiD gene encoding bifunctional hydroxymethylpyrimidine kinase/phosphomethylpyrimidine kinase translates to MTIAGSDSGGGAGIQADMRTFAMLGIHGLVAVTAVTVQNSVGVRGFHEIPLDIISGQIEAVVSDIGVQAAKTGMLASAEIIGAVADAWESQGLTGQVPLVVDPVCASMHGDPLLHPSALNALRQRLFPLATLVTPNLDEVRLLTDIEVVDDDSQRAAARALHGLGPQWALVKGGHLRSSAHSPDLLFDGNDFHEFDAARIDTGHDHGAGDTLAAAVASALAHGYSVPDAVAFGKRWVTECLKAAYPLGSGHGPVSALFRLQ